Proteins co-encoded in one Armatimonadota bacterium genomic window:
- a CDS encoding ZIP family metal transporter produces the protein MDPSTLSPDALALLTFLAGLATAIATGLGGVPFLFVSALPQRLLGLAWGFSGGMMLSASVFNLVFEGVQRAGHTTVAAGAALGALFFWVAERRLRHAHPNFYHLQGAPARRALLVIGAMFVHSISEGVAIGVGFGSGEMTLAVLLTIALAIHNVPEGLAVSLPLRAEGFSGWACIWWAIFTSLPQPVLAVPAALAVALFSPLVPLGLGFAAGAMGFLVFGEMLPEALEHSDRNDAAAAVLVGFLLMMLLQNVLQ, from the coding sequence ATGGATCCCAGCACGCTCTCCCCCGACGCCCTCGCCCTGCTCACCTTCCTGGCCGGCCTGGCCACCGCCATCGCCACGGGACTGGGCGGGGTGCCCTTCCTGTTCGTCTCCGCGCTCCCCCAACGGCTGCTGGGCCTGGCCTGGGGCTTCAGCGGCGGCATGATGCTGTCGGCCTCGGTGTTCAACCTGGTGTTCGAGGGCGTCCAGCGTGCGGGCCATACCACCGTGGCGGCGGGCGCGGCGCTGGGCGCGCTGTTCTTCTGGGTAGCCGAGCGACGCTTACGCCACGCGCACCCCAACTTCTACCATCTGCAGGGCGCGCCGGCGCGCCGGGCGCTGCTGGTCATCGGCGCGATGTTCGTCCACAGCATCTCCGAGGGCGTGGCCATCGGCGTGGGGTTCGGCTCGGGCGAGATGACCCTGGCCGTGCTGCTGACCATCGCACTGGCGATCCACAACGTCCCCGAGGGGCTGGCGGTCTCCCTGCCGCTGCGGGCCGAGGGGTTCTCGGGATGGGCCTGCATCTGGTGGGCGATCTTCACCAGTCTGCCCCAGCCGGTACTGGCCGTGCCGGCGGCGCTGGCCGTGGCGCTGTTCTCCCCGCTGGTCCCCCTGGGCCTCGGGTTCGCCGCCGGGGCCATGGGCTTTCTGGTGTTCGGCGAGATGCTCCCCGAAGCGTTGGAGCACAGCGACCGCAACGACGCCGCCGCCGCGGTGCTGGTCGGCTTCCTGCTGATGATGTTGCTGCAGAACGTGCTGCAGTAG